The proteins below are encoded in one region of Engraulis encrasicolus isolate BLACKSEA-1 chromosome 1, IST_EnEncr_1.0, whole genome shotgun sequence:
- the LOC134447464 gene encoding histone H1-like — MAEVAPAPAPAKATKKKAPRPKKAGPSVGELVVKAIAASKERKGVSLAALKKALAAGGYDVEKNKARVKVAVKALVAKGTLIQTKGTGASGSFKLAKKAAEPKKKAVKKPAAKKPAAKKPAAAKKPKKAAAKKPAAAKKSPKKAKKPAAPKKATKSPKKAKKPAAPKKAAKSPKKAKAAKPKAAKPKAAKPKKAAPKKK; from the coding sequence ATGGCAGAAGTTGCTCCAGCCCCCGCGCCAGCCAAGGCAACCAAGAAGAAGGCACCCAGACCCAAGAAAGCTGGACCCAGTGTCGGCGAGCTGGTCGTGAAGGCGATCGCAGCCTCcaaggagaggaagggggtgtCTCTcgcagccctgaagaaggcactggCTGCCGGTGGATACGATGTGGAGAAGAACAAGGCTCGCGTCAAGGTGGCCGTGAAAGCACTGGTCGCTAAAGGGACACTTATCCAGACAAAGGGAACTGGAGCATCTGGATCTTTTAAACTAGCCAAGAAGGCGGCAGAGCCCAAGAAGAAGGCTGTTAAGAAACCAGCAGCCAAAAAGCCAGCTGCCAAGAAGCCCGCCGCAGCTAAGAAGCCCAAGAAGGCAGCAGCCAAAAAGCCAGCAGCCGCCAAGAAGTCTCCGAAGAAGGCTAAGAAGCCCGCAGCCCCCAAGAAGGCTACCAAGAGCCCCAAGAAGGCAAAGAAGCCCGCGGCTCCCAAGAAGGCAGCAAAGAGCCCGAAGAAGGCTAAGGCAGCCAAGCCCAAGGCAGCTAAACCTAAAGCAGCCAAGCCCAAGAAGGCAGCCCCTAAGAAGAAGTAA
- the LOC134447524 gene encoding histone H3, translating into MARTKQTARKSTGGKAPRKQLATKAARKSAPATGGVKKPHRYRPGTVALREIRRYQKSTELLIRKLPFQRLVREIAQDFKTDLRFQSSAVMALQEASEAYLVGLFEDTNLCAIHAKRVTIMPKDIQLARRIRGERA; encoded by the coding sequence ATGGCAAGAACAAAGCAAACTGCCCGCAAGTCCACTGGAGGCAAGGCCCCTAGGAAGCAGCTCGCCACCAAGGCAGCGCGTAAAAGCGCACCGGCTACCGGTGGCGTAAAGAAGCCTCACCGCTACAGGCCAGGAACTGTAGCCCTGAGGGAGATCCGTCGTTATCAGAAATCTACAGAGTTGCTGATCCGCAAGCTTCCATTCCAGCGTCTGGTCAGGGAAATCGCTCAGGATTTCAAGACCGACTTGCGCTTCCAGAGCTCTGCTGTCATGGCTCTGCAGGAGGCAAGCGAGGCTTACCTGGTTGGTCTGTTCGAGGATACCAACCTGTGCGCCATCCACGCCAAGAGAGTGACTATCATGCCCAAGGACATCCAGCTGGCTCGTCGTATCCGCGGAGAGCGTGCTTAA
- the LOC134447473 gene encoding histone H2B 1/2-like yields the protein MSGNSHKGRVCNCQYRFTITGPPLFFKKQPITCLVVLGALFSSNASINKERSLHQLIRSVRFANLNMSDTAKPAPKKGSKKAVSKAAGKGGKKRKRTRKESYAIYVYKVLKQVHPDTGISSKAMGIMNSFVNDIFERIAGEASRLAHYNKRRTISSREIQTAVRLLLPGELAKHAVSEGTKAVTKYTSAK from the coding sequence atgaGCGGGAACTCACACAAAGGCAGGGTTTGCAACTGCCAATACAGGTTTACTATAACTGGACcgcctcttttttttaaaaagcaaccAATCACGTGTCTCGTCGTCCTTGGCGCACTATTTTCCTCAAATGCCTCTATAAATAAGGAGCGTTCGCTTCACCAACTCATTCGTTCTGTTCGTTTCGCGAACTTAAACATGTCTGATACAGCTAAGCCTGCCCCTAAGAAGGGCTCAAAGAAAGCAGTGAGCAAGGCCGCCGGAAAGGGCGGTAAGAAGCGCAAGAGGACCAGGAAGGAGAGCTATGCAATCTACGTGTACAAGGTCCTGAAGCAGGTCCACCCCGATACTGGGATCTCTTCTAAGGCAATGGGCATCATGAACTCCTTCGTGAATGACATCTTCGAGCGCATCGCTGGTGAGGCTTCCCGCCTGGCTCACTACAACAAGCGCCGCACCATCTCCTCCAGGGAAATCCAGACCGCCGTGCGTCTGTTGCTTCCCGGTGAGCTCGCCAAGCACGCCGTGTCTGAGGGAACCAAGGCCGTGACTAAATACACCAGCGCAAAGTAA
- the LOC134447690 gene encoding histone H4 — MSGRGKGGKGLGKGGAKRHRKVLRDNIQGITKPAIRRLARRGGVKRISGLIYEETRGVLKVFLENVIRDAVTYTEHAKRKTVTAMDVVYALKRQGRTLYGFGG, encoded by the coding sequence ATGTCTGGACGAGGCAAAGGCGGGAAAGGTCTTGGAAAGGGTGGCGCGAAGCGTCATCGCAAAGTTCTTCGCGACAACATCCAGGGCATCACCAAGCCTGCAATCAGGCGCCTGGCTCGCCGTGGTGGTGTGAAGCGAATCTCCGGGCTCATCTATGAGGAGACCCGTGGTGTACTGAAGGTGTTTCTTGAGAACGTGATCCGTGATGCCGTCACCTACACCGAACATGCGAAGAGAAAGACCGTCACTGCTATGGATGTCGTCTATGCTCTGAAGCGACAGGGTCGTACTCTGTACGGCTTTGGCGGTTAG
- the LOC134447416 gene encoding histone H1-like: MAEVAPAPAPVAAPAKAPKKKAPRPKKTGPSVGELVVKAIAASKEKKGVSLAALKKALAAGGYDVEKNKARVKLAIKSLVTKGTLVQTKGTGASGSFKLNKKKAEAKKKKPAKKAAAKKPAAKKPSAAKKPKKAAAKKPAAAKKPAAAKKSPKKAKKPAAAKPKKATKSPKKAKKPAAPKAAKSPKKAKVAKPKAAKPKAAKPKKAAPKKK, from the coding sequence ATGGCAGAAgttgctccagctccagctcctgtggCCGCACCGGCGAAAGCCCCGAAAAAGAAGGCACCGAGGCCGAAGAAGACTGGCCCAAGTGTGGGAGAACTGGTTGTAAAGGCGATCGCAGCTTCCAAGGAGAAGAAGGGTGTCTCTTTGGCTGCCTTGAAGAAAGCTTTGGCGGCGGGCGGATACGACGTAGAGAAGAACAAGGCTCGCGTCAAACTCGCCATCAAGAGTTTGGTTACCAAGGGCACCCTGGTGCAAACGAAAGGAACTGGGGCGTCTGGCTCTTTCAAGCtgaacaaaaagaaggcagaggcAAAGAAGAAGAAGCCCGCAAAGAAAGCTGCTGCTAAAAAGCCAGCTGCCAAGAAACCCTCAGCTGCCAAGAAGCCCAAGAAGGCAGCAGCAAAGAAGCCAGCAGCCGCGAAGAAGCCAGCAGCCGCGAAGAAGTCTCCCAAGAAGGCGAAGAAGCCCGCGGCAGCCAAACCGAAGAAGGCTACCAAGAGTCCCAAGAAGGCGAAGAAGCCCGCCGCCCCAAAGGCGGCCAAGAGCCCCAAGAAGGCAAAAGTAGCTAAACCCAAAGCTGCAAAGCCTAAAGCCGCTAAACCCAAAAAGGCCGCGCCCAAAaagaagtaa
- the LOC134447600 gene encoding histone H2B 1/2: MPDPAKPAPKKGSKKAVSKTAGKGGKKRKRTRKESYAIYVYKVLKQVHPDTGISSKAMGIMNSFVNDIFERIAGEASRLAHYNKRSTISSREIQTAVRLLLPGELAKHAVSEGTKAVTKYTSSK; the protein is encoded by the coding sequence ATGCCTGACCCAGCGAAGCCCGCACCCAAGAAGGGATCTAAGAAGGCCGTGTCGAAGACGGCGGGGAAAGGCGGAAAGAAGCGCAAGAGGACTAGGAAGGAGAGTTATGCTATCTACGTGTACAAAGTTCTGAAACAGGTTCACCCCGATACTGGAATCTCTTCGAAGGCGATGGGTATCATGAACTCTTTCGTCAACGACATCTTTGAGCGCATTGCCGGTGAGGCCTCCCGCTTGGCTCACTACAACAAGCGTTCGACCATTTCCTCCAGGGAGATCCAGACCGCAGTGCGCCTGTTGCTGCCCGGTGAGCTCGCCAAGCACGCCGTGTCCGAAGGAACCAAAGCCGTTACCAAGTATACCAGCTCAAAGTAA